Proteins found in one Chengkuizengella sediminis genomic segment:
- a CDS encoding NAD(P)H-dependent oxidoreductase, which produces MKKILIINGNPNEDSFGAALGNAYKTGAIKKGAEVKKIRVADLIFDPIYKGYTYDRKDLEDDLMKAQDLITWADHLVFIYPNWWGTMPALLKGFIDRVFLPGFAFKYKENSAMVDQLLTEKTARLIVTMDSPKWYYTLFQGKPGHNSMKKSILNFCGIKPVRITSVDQVRKSTVKRKRKWLSKIEKLGYQVS; this is translated from the coding sequence ATGAAAAAAATACTGATCATTAATGGGAATCCAAATGAAGATAGTTTCGGTGCTGCTCTTGGAAACGCTTATAAAACTGGGGCAATCAAAAAAGGAGCAGAAGTCAAAAAAATACGAGTGGCTGATTTGATATTTGATCCCATATATAAAGGATATACATACGATAGAAAAGACTTAGAAGATGATTTAATGAAAGCTCAGGATTTAATCACATGGGCCGATCATCTTGTCTTCATCTATCCTAATTGGTGGGGAACAATGCCAGCCCTATTAAAAGGGTTTATTGATAGAGTGTTTTTACCTGGATTTGCGTTTAAATACAAAGAAAATTCTGCAATGGTTGATCAATTATTAACTGAAAAAACGGCAAGGCTTATCGTAACTATGGATTCTCCTAAATGGTACTATACTTTATTTCAAGGAAAACCAGGGCATAATTCTATGAAAAAAAGTATTTTAAATTTTTGTGGCATTAAACCTGTTCGAATCACTTCTGTAGATCAGGTTAGGAAATCTACGGTTAAGAGAAAACGGAAATGGTTAAGTAAGATAGAGAAGTTGGGGTATCAGGTGTCTTAA